The following nucleotide sequence is from Gammaproteobacteria bacterium.
TGGTTGGAAGACGAATGGCCGGGCGAGACATTCATGGCCATCGGCATGCGCGACCCGGTACTGACACCGAAGACTATGCACTACCTGCGGAAGAACATCCGCAACTGCCCGGACCCTTATGAAGTCGCTGAGGGTGGCCACTTTCTGCAGGAGTGGGGTGTAGATGTTGCAACCCGAGCGATTGCTGCTTGGTCGGCTGAAGCCTAAACCCGGCGCTAAAATCAAACCCTGTTAAAGCCGGCTAGAATGACTGGACAGAACGTTCTTGTCATCGTTTCTGATGAGCATACACGTGAGGCGCTGGGCTGTTACGGCGCCGATCACATGCATACCCCCAACATTGATGGCCTTGCCCGCCGCGGCACACGCTTCAGTCACGCCTACACGCCGTCTCCCATCTGTGTCCCGGCCAGAGCATGCATCGCAACGGGTACCTACGTTCACCAGAACCGTTGCTGGTCTAATGCGCAGCCTTATCACGGGCAAGTTACCGGGTGGGGCCACCGCCTGATTGAAAATGGACACCGGGTGGTGTCTGTTGGAAAACTTCACCATAGAAGTAGCCGGGACGACAATGGTTTTGATACTGAAATCATGCCATTGCACGTCAAGGACGGCATCGGCTGGGCCCGGGGCCTGCTGGGGCGTAATGGAAGCAGCTGGGATGCTGCCGCACATTTCGCTGAAGAAATTGGCCCTGGACTGTGTGACTACAATCAATATGACATGGAAATTTCAGCAGCCGCATGTCAGTGGCTTCGACACGAGGCAACGAAAGATCCAGAAAAACCATGGGTGCTGTATGCGTCCTTTGTCAGCCCACACTACCCACTGATCGTGCCTCAACGCTATTTTGATCTCTATCCGCCGTCGCAGATCGAACCACCCCGCCTGAATACCCCGACCGACCACAGCGAGCACCCTGTCCTGCAGGCGATGCGTCATTACCTCAACTATGATGACTTTTTCGATGACCAGAGCCGCCAAGTCGCCAAGGCCAGCTACCTTGGTCTGTGTTCATTTCTAGACGATCATGTGGGAGCACTCATCGACGCACTGCACGACAGCGGCCAATACGACAACACGCTCATCATTTACACCAGTGATCACGGAGAAATGGCTGGCAATCACGGGCTGTGGACCAAGTGTGTGATGTACGAGGAATCGGCCGGGATACCGCTGATCCTGTCCGGGCCCAGTGTACCTAAAGGTGAGGTACGCTCAACCCAGGCCTCACTGGTTGATCTTCATCCTACCATCCTCCAAGCCACGGGGCTTGGGCTGTCCCGTGATGACCTTGATCTACCGGGATGCTCACTGCTCGACCTGATAGATGGCGAGACTCCTAACCGACTGGTGCTGTCAGAGTATCACGATGGCGGTTCGATTACGGGCATGTTCATGATTCGCCGAGAACAGTTTAAATATGTTTGCTACCCGGGATATCCACCCCAGCTGTTTGACCTTGAAAAGGACCCGTATGAAAGCACTGATCTCGCTCCAGAAGCTGCCTACCAGCAGGAAGTCCAGGCGTGTCACCGGGCTCTGTGCACACTGGTTGACCCCGAACGTGCGAATGAACTCGCGTTCTCCGACCAGAGCGCCAGAATCAGCGAACTCGGTGGCCGAAAAGCAATCGAGTCGATGGAGAATTTCGACCAGAGTCCTGTCCCGCATTGATCTCCGCTATCTTTGGGCATTGACCAGAAGTCGGTCGGACCCCATTGCCTAACAACGACAACACGATCAATCCGATAACAAAGGGTGACTAGCGGGGTGTAGCCGCGGGCAGGCCACCATCTACAGGTAGCGTTACACCAGTGGTCGGAGTAGCGCGCGTCAGAAAAAAGAGTACGGCGCTGCCGACGTGCTCCGCGGTAATTTGGGCCTTTAGGAGATTTCGATCACGGTAATACGCTTCGAGTCCCGCTGGGTCGAGTCCCCGTGATCGCATGCGGTCCGGCCCAACCTCCGCCCATAGCCCAGAGGATCGTTCCCCATGTGAAAAAACCGCATCAGGTGCGACCATGTTCACGCGTATGTCATGACTTGCGAACTCCTGACTGGCGACCCGAGCGAGTTGGTGGGCGGCTGCCTTAGTGGCGCTGTAAGCGCCAAAATCAGCCCCAGGTGCAAACACGTTTTTTGTCGATATCAGAACGATGTCTCCCCCGGTTCCCTGAAGATTCATGTTTTTCGCCGCCTCTCGCAAGAGAAGCAGGGTACCGTCTGTATTAACACGCTCTAGGTCTCGAAACTTCTCGAAATCAATCGTCTCCAGTGGGGAAACGTGAGCCAATCCTGCGTTGATCACTACGATATCCACCCCTCCCCATGCTCGATTCACTTGTTCGAATCCGGCGACAACTGAACCGGGGTCAGCCACGTCGAGCCCAAGCGAAAGAACCCGGTCGGGGAACTGCTGACTGAGGGATTCTGCGAGTTGGTCAAGTGAATCACCAGGCAAGTCCGTGACCGCCACATGTGCACCCTCCGAAAGGAGTCGGGCAGAAATGCCTGAACCGATCGCGCCTGCCGCACCCGTCACCAGTGTGATCCTGCCGGTAAGTGCCGGCCTGTTGTCGCGGGCAAGTTTCGCGTGTTGCAGTGACCGGTATTCCATATCGAACAGGTGCTCCTCTGCGGGGGCCTGATAGCGGGAGCCCATGGCAGCGATCAGAGCCTTGGTGGCCAGCGTCTGGGCCATGATATCGCGGACGATTACGGCCGGACCGGCGTCTTCACCTGCGCAGAGCACACCCATCCCAGGAAAAAGCACGATGCTCGGATAGGGTCCGAATGGTGTCACTCCGTCAGGCATGCGATGAGCATGGCGCTCTAAGTAGGTCTGGTAGTCTTCGGCGTACCGCTTAAGTGAGGTGTCGATCTGATTCACGAGCAATGTCTCGTCGTCATAAGCTGGTTCGTCCACCCATGCGGGTAGAATCTTCGTCCGAATCAGGTGATCACTCGTAAGCGGTGGCGAGAGCGCGAGGCTGCGAGCTCCCTCGGTATCGAGAAAAGCCAGAATGTCCGGGGTCAGCAGCGGGCGCAGTACCATTCGTCGGTACGGGCGGTCCGGGTCACCGGTCGTGCGAGCGAGTCGCCCACGGATCAAAGGAGCAACTGTAGACAAGCGCTGGTAGGCCACCTCCATGGAAGTCTGTCGTACGCGCGGCAGGCTCAGAGTGGCGGATTTGTTCAGGTAAGTCTCGGCGCGGGAAACGAGATCAATCATGCGTTCGTAGCTCTCGCGTGGAGACTCTCCGCAGACGATGATACCGTGATGCATCCACACCATCGCCTGCGCCTCCGGTGCAGCAGCGATCGCAGAGGCAACCTGCTTGGCCAGTTGAAATCCCGGTCGAATATACGGCAGGACGATAATATCGTTCCCTAGAGCCGCGCGGACGTGCTGCTCTCCCTGGGGCTGGTTTGTGAGTGCAAGAATCGCATCAGCGTGAGTGTGGTCAACGACGCGGGCAGGAAGGAATGCGTGGACAGGTGTCTCAATCGATGGAGTCGGTGCACGGTGATCGAACAGGTGCGTGCGAAGTTCGCTCACCATCTCCTCATCGGAAAGATTGTCAATCCCGCAAAGACGCTTTAAGTAGGACAGGTCAACAGCTACGTAGTCTTCGGGCGTCATGGATGCCAAGTCGTGTCCTGACGCTTTTATGAATAGAGCGGGTACATTCTCACCAAAGAGGTTCTGGACGTTCCCCTTAATAGATGTATTCCCACCACCATGAAGCACGAGAGAGGGCTCTGCACCAATCAGTCGGCTGGTGTACACGCGTAGCGCAAATTCTTCGCCACGAATTGCTCCGTATCGCTCGACGAATTCGGTCGCGTCAGTATCGGACCAACGATTTTTCACAGTCACTCCATTCCCGCGTCGGCAGCAACCATACCGACACTGATCGTGGGTGAGGTGGTACAGATAGCTTTAAAGACCGAAAGAGTCACGATGCTCACGTGGTGTTTCGCTTCAACTCTCGGCCGATTGTTTGTTATTCTCTTTGAGCGTCAGATAGAGGTCGTAAGCGTCCGTTGGAGAGAGATTCTCGTGGACGACAGCCCGAACGGCCTGGATCATCGCAGCAGGCGCTTCTGACTGAAAGATGTTCCGACCCATATCGACGCCGGCTGCGCCTTGTTGTACTGCATTGTGGGCGAGTTGCAACGCGTCGGGCTCGGGGAGTTTCTTGCCGCCGGCGATGACGATCGGCACTGGACATGACGCGGTAACTGTATCGAAGTCCTCTTCAACATAATACGTTTTGACATACGTTGCACCGAGTTCCGCACACATTCTAGTTGCCAGGCGCATGTACTGGGCGTCCCGGACCATCTCCTTGCCGACTGCAGTCACAGCGAGAGTTGCAATTCCATGACGATTTCCCATATCGACAAGCCGCGTCATGTTGTGGACCGAGCGGGTCTCATGCTCACCGCCTATAAAAACTTGAACTGCCATGGCTGCCACATTAAGTCGGATTGCTTCATCAATGCTGACAGCTATCTCCTCGTCCGAGAGCTCTTTCAAAATGCTCGGCCCACCACTGGCACGCAACACGATACCTCTGGTGTAGGTCGGAGGGATCGTTGTGCGCAGAATTCCGCGGGTCAACATCAACGTGTCGGCGTATTCGATCAGAGGAACAATATTGAGGTCTATCCGCTCCAGACCGCTGGTCGGGCCGAGAAAGTACCCGTGATCGAAGGCCAACATGACGGTACGACCAGAGGTCGGATTAAAAATCTGGGACAGGCGATTTTTCATCCCCCAGTCAAGATTGTTCGACCCTTTAAGGAAAAAGGGCACATTTTGCATCGGAACGCTGGTAGCGTAATTCTTCGCTTCAGTGGTGTCAGCGTCAGCCATGGGTCTTGATCTCCATCGATTTATTCGATCTACTGCAGCAGTACTATCAGCGTACTTCCAGTATAACTCGGGGGCCTAGCCACTTGAACTTCCGCCCGCTCATCAAACTGATTGTCTTGTCGCAACGTTATCCAGCGGATAAATCGGTCGCCGCACGTTGTCAAAGGTGATCTCCGAATAATCCGAAGTACACACGCCGAGCCCGGCGCATTCCACGACCTCGCGCACCAGATCACGGAAACCGACGCGGTAGTGAATGCGGCTCTTCAGCATCAGGAAGCGCTGCTCGGTGGGTTCGATGCCGACCGCGCGGAAACATCCGGGGTCGACCGGTTCAAAATGGCGGGAAATAACCATGATGTCCACCGCACCCACAGACAGCACGCCAGTTGTACCCATATCGGTGATCAGGCCTCTGCCCATCGCGATGGTGGTCGGAAAGCGACCTTCGCTGATCAGCTTGACTCGCCCGGTCAGTTCAAGGGGATGACTGTGGCGCTGCAGAACCGGCATAGCGAGCTTACCGCCCAGTGACAAGCGGACCTCATTCCCCACGCCCGCAGCCTGCATTACACTGACGGCATCAGGATCGAAAATGCCGCAGAAAGCCACGTCCTCCAGACCTTGCGCCAGCACCTCGGCCAGCACATTGGTGGTATCCATCGTACCGCCAGACGCGGTGTTGTCATAGTGATCCAGAATCAGTACCGGTCCGTTGTCGCTGGGTTCTGCTCCCACGGTTCGGGCCCTGGCAACGGACTGTTCCAGCGGCTCGAGCTGATAGACAAAATTTTGACGTTGCGCCCAGGCCTGATCAAGCAGTTCATCACGCAGGCACCCAGCCAACTCGGGGTCATTGTCTGTTGCGACCACCACTGACAGACCCGCTTGCGCGATATCTGCATGTGGAAAACCAGTGAACACACTGACAGCCAGGGCACCATCACGCTCCATTTCCTGGGCCCGCGCCTGCAGCGCCCGATTTGGCTGATCATCCGTACCCTGGCGCATGATGTGCGGGAGCATTGGATTGTTGCCCCATGCCATGGTGGGTTTAATGCCGTTGACGATGTGATCCAGCAATAATTTTCCGGCTAACTCGGCAGTTTCATACATATCGATATGGGGGTAAGTGTGGTAACCCGCGACGATGGTCGAAAGACCGACGATGTCATCGTAGAGATTTGCGTGCATGTCCAGCGCGACCGCAATCGGTACATCCGGATTGACAGCCCTTAACCGACGCAACAGTTCACCTTCACCGTCTTCGTGTGAACGGGTCACCATGGCACCGTGAAGATCCAGGAAAAGCGCATCGCATCCTTGTGCTGCTGCGTGTACGATTTTTTCAGCGATATATTCGTAAGCCTCATCTTCCACAGGGCCGGATGGTGCTGCACCCGCCACCACCGGTATGGTGATTTGAGCATCTGCAGCTTCAGCAACCGTTAGATATCCACCCATGCAACTGGCCGTGCCCCGAAACATCTCCTGCGCAGCATCACCGGCGATGGGTACACCGCTGCCAGCGGGTGAAAACCGGGCAAGATCACTGACCACCGGAGAAAAGGTGTTGGTTTCATGGCTCATCTGCGCAATGACGATATGCATTCTGTACGCTCCAAAAAGGTTATAGCGATCAGACCAGTATAAACGGCATCACTCACTCAATCGGGTCAGCGCATAAAGCTGATCTCTACCAGAAAGCATTCACCACGACCTAACGGTAGGTGTGCTTCGGGGTTTGACCCTCTCTCCTGCCAGGTGCCAGAATGCTTCTTTCCACAACCAGTTTTATAAGGCCGGGATACTTAAGGTCCGCTCTGTCCAAGAGGTAAACCATGCTAGATGATCTGGGCAGCCCAGTTGAGCGACAGATGCAAACATGGCTAAGCACCTTCGATGCTGACACCATCAGCGTTGCAGGTATCCTGTGTGACCAGCACGCCGAAGACCCGCAAAAGACAGCCCTGCTTTACGAAGACGCACTGGGCAACAGTGCCCGTTATACATTTGCACAGCTACGCGACCTGTCGTCCCGGTTGGCCGGTGTCCTCAAAGCGCTGGGGGTGACCAAGGGGGACCGCGTCGCGACATTACTGCCCAAATCACCCGAACTACTGGTCACCACGTTGGGGCTGTGGCGTCTCGGTGCAGCGCATGTCCCCTTGTTCACGGCCTTTGGCCCGCAAGCCATTTCATCGCGGGTCGAAAACAGTCAAGCGCGTGTATTGGTGACCGATGTCGCCAATCGACACAAGGTCTCATACGCAAACGCTGGACCCGGGTCTCCACAAGTCGTCACCGTCACCGATGACAGCAGCGGCACGCATGATGGCGATGTGGCGTACCGGGACGCACTGGCTCAGGCAGATCCAGTAACGGATCCGGTTTTAACCTGTGGCGACGATCTGTTTATTCTGATTTATACATCCGGCACCACCGGCAGCCCCAAAGGGGTGGAGATTCCGGTCAAAGCACTGGCTTCTTTTGTAGCCTACATGCGTTTCGGCCTGGATGTGCGCGATGACGATGTGTACTGGAACATGGCCGACCCTGGTTGGGCCTACGGTCTGTTTTATGCACTCGTTGGGCCCCTGCTATTGGGCAACACTACATTGTTCTTTAATGCACCGTTTGACGTCAGCGCAACCTATAGAATTCTTGAGACTTATGGTGTGACCAATGTGACCACTGCACCCACTGTTTTCCGGATGATGCGAGCAGCGGAAGATCAGGTCATACCATCAGACACCTCTTCGCTGCGGTTGGCATCTTGTGCCGGAGAACCGCTCAATCCCGATGTTGTCAGCTGGGGCCGTGACCAACTCGGTGTACCCATTCACGACCACTATGGCCAGACCGAGGGCGGTATGATGGTCTGCAATCATCATCTCCCAGAACTACAGCGACCCATCCGCGCCGGTTCAATGGGGCACACGATGCCGGGATTCAGGATCGTCATTCTGGATCCTGATGGCAAGGAGTTAGCGGCCGGCCAGGAGGGCCAACTGGCCGTAGACACATACGCCTCCCCGTTGTTCTGGTACCGTGGCTACTTCAACGATCCTGAGCGCACCGCCGAGCGCTTTACCGACAATGGCCGATACTACCTGACTGGTGACTCAGCGAGTCGGGACGCGGACGACTATGTGTCTTTCAGTGGCCGGGCCGATGACATCATCACCAGTGCCGGTTACCGGATCGGTCCGTTCGAACCTGAAAGCGCACTACTCACGCATGAGGCCGTGGCTGAAGCTGCGGTGGTCGGTATTGCCGATGAACTTCGGGGCGAAATCGTCAAGGCGTTTGTGGTTCTTAAAGCAGGATACGACCCCTCATCTGAACTGGCCGAAACATTGCGTACATTCGTACAGTCCACACTGTCAGCACACGCGTACCCGAGACAGATTGAATTCATCAGCGATCTGCCCAAGACACCCAGCGGCAAAATCCAACGCTTTTTGCTGCGCGGATAACACGATACATAGTCATAACCGAGGTCGATATGTCCCAGGATAGAAAGCAGGCGACCCGGCAACGCTGGCTGGAGTTGCTCCAATCCCACCGTGCCGATTTCGATGCAGCGGGTTCGGAACAATTCTGGTCGCCTGCCCGTGACTGCGCCTCACGCGATGAACTTCGCGCCCTGCAGAACGAGAAGCTGAAGGTGCTGACACCATTTCTTTATGAAAACAGCGATTTCTACCGCCACCGGTTCGATTCACTGCGGCTGACTCCGGCTGACATTCAAACCGTCGACGATCTTCTGAAATGGCCGCCCGTC
It contains:
- a CDS encoding sulfatase-like hydrolase/transferase, giving the protein MTGQNVLVIVSDEHTREALGCYGADHMHTPNIDGLARRGTRFSHAYTPSPICVPARACIATGTYVHQNRCWSNAQPYHGQVTGWGHRLIENGHRVVSVGKLHHRSSRDDNGFDTEIMPLHVKDGIGWARGLLGRNGSSWDAAAHFAEEIGPGLCDYNQYDMEISAAACQWLRHEATKDPEKPWVLYASFVSPHYPLIVPQRYFDLYPPSQIEPPRLNTPTDHSEHPVLQAMRHYLNYDDFFDDQSRQVAKASYLGLCSFLDDHVGALIDALHDSGQYDNTLIIYTSDHGEMAGNHGLWTKCVMYEESAGIPLILSGPSVPKGEVRSTQASLVDLHPTILQATGLGLSRDDLDLPGCSLLDLIDGETPNRLVLSEYHDGGSITGMFMIRREQFKYVCYPGYPPQLFDLEKDPYESTDLAPEAAYQQEVQACHRALCTLVDPERANELAFSDQSARISELGGRKAIESMENFDQSPVPH
- a CDS encoding bifunctional aldolase/short-chain dehydrogenase encodes the protein MKNRWSDTDATEFVERYGAIRGEEFALRVYTSRLIGAEPSLVLHGGGNTSIKGNVQNLFGENVPALFIKASGHDLASMTPEDYVAVDLSYLKRLCGIDNLSDEEMVSELRTHLFDHRAPTPSIETPVHAFLPARVVDHTHADAILALTNQPQGEQHVRAALGNDIIVLPYIRPGFQLAKQVASAIAAAPEAQAMVWMHHGIIVCGESPRESYERMIDLVSRAETYLNKSATLSLPRVRQTSMEVAYQRLSTVAPLIRGRLARTTGDPDRPYRRMVLRPLLTPDILAFLDTEGARSLALSPPLTSDHLIRTKILPAWVDEPAYDDETLLVNQIDTSLKRYAEDYQTYLERHAHRMPDGVTPFGPYPSIVLFPGMGVLCAGEDAGPAVIVRDIMAQTLATKALIAAMGSRYQAPAEEHLFDMEYRSLQHAKLARDNRPALTGRITLVTGAAGAIGSGISARLLSEGAHVAVTDLPGDSLDQLAESLSQQFPDRVLSLGLDVADPGSVVAGFEQVNRAWGGVDIVVINAGLAHVSPLETIDFEKFRDLERVNTDGTLLLLREAAKNMNLQGTGGDIVLISTKNVFAPGADFGAYSATKAAAHQLARVASQEFASHDIRVNMVAPDAVFSHGERSSGLWAEVGPDRMRSRGLDPAGLEAYYRDRNLLKAQITAEHVGSAVLFFLTRATPTTGVTLPVDGGLPAATPR
- the lsrF gene encoding 3-hydroxy-5-phosphonooxypentane-2,4-dione thiolase; this encodes MADADTTEAKNYATSVPMQNVPFFLKGSNNLDWGMKNRLSQIFNPTSGRTVMLAFDHGYFLGPTSGLERIDLNIVPLIEYADTLMLTRGILRTTIPPTYTRGIVLRASGGPSILKELSDEEIAVSIDEAIRLNVAAMAVQVFIGGEHETRSVHNMTRLVDMGNRHGIATLAVTAVGKEMVRDAQYMRLATRMCAELGATYVKTYYVEEDFDTVTASCPVPIVIAGGKKLPEPDALQLAHNAVQQGAAGVDMGRNIFQSEAPAAMIQAVRAVVHENLSPTDAYDLYLTLKENNKQSAES
- a CDS encoding M81 family metallopeptidase, which codes for MHIVIAQMSHETNTFSPVVSDLARFSPAGSGVPIAGDAAQEMFRGTASCMGGYLTVAEAADAQITIPVVAGAAPSGPVEDEAYEYIAEKIVHAAAQGCDALFLDLHGAMVTRSHEDGEGELLRRLRAVNPDVPIAVALDMHANLYDDIVGLSTIVAGYHTYPHIDMYETAELAGKLLLDHIVNGIKPTMAWGNNPMLPHIMRQGTDDQPNRALQARAQEMERDGALAVSVFTGFPHADIAQAGLSVVVATDNDPELAGCLRDELLDQAWAQRQNFVYQLEPLEQSVARARTVGAEPSDNGPVLILDHYDNTASGGTMDTTNVLAEVLAQGLEDVAFCGIFDPDAVSVMQAAGVGNEVRLSLGGKLAMPVLQRHSHPLELTGRVKLISEGRFPTTIAMGRGLITDMGTTGVLSVGAVDIMVISRHFEPVDPGCFRAVGIEPTEQRFLMLKSRIHYRVGFRDLVREVVECAGLGVCTSDYSEITFDNVRRPIYPLDNVATRQSV
- a CDS encoding AMP-binding protein, which translates into the protein MLDDLGSPVERQMQTWLSTFDADTISVAGILCDQHAEDPQKTALLYEDALGNSARYTFAQLRDLSSRLAGVLKALGVTKGDRVATLLPKSPELLVTTLGLWRLGAAHVPLFTAFGPQAISSRVENSQARVLVTDVANRHKVSYANAGPGSPQVVTVTDDSSGTHDGDVAYRDALAQADPVTDPVLTCGDDLFILIYTSGTTGSPKGVEIPVKALASFVAYMRFGLDVRDDDVYWNMADPGWAYGLFYALVGPLLLGNTTLFFNAPFDVSATYRILETYGVTNVTTAPTVFRMMRAAEDQVIPSDTSSLRLASCAGEPLNPDVVSWGRDQLGVPIHDHYGQTEGGMMVCNHHLPELQRPIRAGSMGHTMPGFRIVILDPDGKELAAGQEGQLAVDTYASPLFWYRGYFNDPERTAERFTDNGRYYLTGDSASRDADDYVSFSGRADDIITSAGYRIGPFEPESALLTHEAVAEAAVVGIADELRGEIVKAFVVLKAGYDPSSELAETLRTFVQSTLSAHAYPRQIEFISDLPKTPSGKIQRFLLRG